Proteins found in one Camelus bactrianus isolate YW-2024 breed Bactrian camel chromosome X, ASM4877302v1, whole genome shotgun sequence genomic segment:
- the LOC141576340 gene encoding paraneoplastic antigen-like protein 5 has product MALSLLEDWCKGMDLDPRKALLIVGIPVECSEAEIKETLKAGLQPLCNYRVLGRMFRREDNAKAVFIELADTINYAMMPSQILGKGGAWEVVVKPRSPDDEFLHRLNYFLKDEGRRMVDVVKTLGYTTPTEGIEPDGLAQVKLPVWQPVTESMWYRKLKVFSGSASPSPGEENFEAWLEQVTEMMQMWQVSEAEKRRRLVESLRGSALSVMRVLQANDDAMTVEQCLDALKQIFGNKEDYRTSQFKFLQTLQKSGEKISGFLLRLEPLLQRAVRHSPLSVRSTDMIRLKHILARASMTAALRGKLELLDQRGCAPTFLELMKLIRDEEEWETTMAVTKEGQKQVGRGRKAPGRHVVAEATVPTPQVILQAGPFSEKSAQTIQKGAVPTLKRRRLSCCYSTGEEGPSQGACPRAKNQPSPKQSPQLAAEESGNGTGAGAMSHPEP; this is encoded by the coding sequence ATGGCCTTGTCACTGTTGGAGGATTGGTGCAAGGGGATGGACCTGGACCCCAGGAAGGCCCTGCTGATCGTGGGGATCCCTGTGGAGTGTAGTGAGGCTGAAATTAAGGAGACCTTGAAGGCAGGCTTACAGCCCTTGTGCAACTACAGGGTGCTGGGCAGAATGTTCAGAAGGGAAGACAATGCTAAGGCAGTTTTCATTGAATTAGCTGACACCATCAATTATGCTATGATGCCCAGTCAGATACTAGGAAAGGGAGGTGCCTGGGAAGTGGTGGTGAAACCCCGTAGCCCGGATGATGAATTTCTCCATAGACTGAACTACTTCCTGAAAGACGAGGGCCGGAGAATGGTCGATGTGGTCAAGACCCTGGGGTACACCACCCCCACCGAGGGCATAGAGCCAGACGGCTTGGCTCAAGTCAAGCTACCCGTTTGGCAGCCTGTGACAGAAAGCATGTGGTACCGGAAACTGAAAGTGTTTTCAGGGAGCGCTAGCCCCAGCCCGGGCGAAGAGAACTTTGAAGCCTGGCTGGAGCAGGTCACTGAGATGATGCAGATGTGGCAAGTGTCtgaggcagagaagaggcgccGTTTGGTGGAGAGCTTGCGCGGCTCTGCCCTGTCCGTCATGCGGGTGCTCCAGGCCAATGATGACGCCATGACTGTGGAGCAGTGCCTGGACGCCCTGAAGCAGATCTTCGGGAATAAAGAGGACTATAGAACCTCACAGTTTAAGTTCCTCCAGACCCTTCAGAAGTCTGGGGAGAAAATCTCGGGGTTTTTGCTGCGCTTAGAGCCCCTGCTGCAGAGAGCCGTGCGGCACAGCCCCTTGTCAGTGAGAAGCACAGACATGATTCGCCTGAAACACATCCTGGCTCGGGCCTCCATGACTGCTGCCCTCCGGGGCAAGCTAGAGCTCCTGGATCAGCGAGGGTGCGCTCCCACCTTCCTGGAGTTAATGAAGCTCATTCGGGATGAAGAGGAGTGGGAGACCACCATGGCTGTGACCAAGGAGGGGCAGAAGCAAGTAGGAAGGGGCCGCAAGGCACCGGGCAGGCACGTAGTGGCTGAGGCCACTGTCCCAACACCTCAGGTCATCCTACAGGCAGGGCCATTTAGTGAGAAGAGCGCTCAGACCATCCAGAAAGGGGCTGTCCCGACACTGAAGCGCAGGCGACTGTCCTGCTGCTACAGTACCGGGGAGGAAGGCCCCAGCCAGGGGGCGTGTCCTCGGGCCAAGAACCAACCTTCACCAAAGCAGAGTCCTCAGCTTGCAGCAGAAGAGTCGGGAAACGGGACAGGGGCTGGGGCTATGAGCCATCCCGAGCCCTAG
- the PNMA6A gene encoding LOW QUALITY PROTEIN: paraneoplastic antigen-like protein 6A (The sequence of the model RefSeq protein was modified relative to this genomic sequence to represent the inferred CDS: substituted 1 base at 1 genomic stop codon), protein MAVRMLRDWCRWMGVSARRGLLILGIPEDCDEAELQESLEGTLWPIGHLTIPGKVFREEDNATPALVELDQEVNYALVPREISGTGGPXNMVFVPSCSGEEFLRRVLHFLEQQGQTVESVAGALGLGLRRMCWLRSIGQAIQPWVETMRYQRLGMFSGREQPAPEEESFEAWLDHTADMLHVWQGVAERERRRRLMEGLRGTALQLVRRLLAENPGRTAQDCLEALIQVFGDNESQATICVNCLTAQQQSGEGLSAFVLRLEVLLQKAIQRGALARASADHVHLRQVLTRANLSGPLDEALKKLRMVGRSPSFLEVLELVRESETWEASLPRSERSQAEEGAGAWTNAHTDARAKAKVEDSKVEEKEQEEQEQEVEELDDEVHHDHNPTSMGLGQAGTSEALGAPTPIQMGSTPRAALGGPAYGPEGLPLQEIKRVRGHQRRGSSPSQRTREMRTGLWR, encoded by the coding sequence ATGGCAGTGAGGATGCTGCGGGACTGGTGCAGGTGGATGGGCGTCAGCGCTCGCAGGGGCCTGCTCATCCTGGGCATCCCGGAGGACTGTGATGAAGCCGAACTCCAAGAGTCCCTGGAGGGCACCCTGTGGCCCATTGGCCACTTGACCATACCGGGCAAAGTGTTTCGAGAGGAGGATAATGCCACTCCGGCCCTGGTGGAGCTTGACCAGGAAGTCAACTATGCTTTGGTCCCCAGAGAAATCTCGGGCACTGGGGGTCCATAGAACATGGTCTTTGTGCCCAGTTGCTCAGGAGAGGAGTTTCTCCGTCGTGTGCTCCACTTTCTGGAGCAACAGGGACAGACGGTGGAGAGTGTGGCTGgcgccctggggctggggctacGTAGGATGTGCTGGCTCCGATCCATCGGTCAGGCCATCCAGCCCTGGGTGGAAACCATGCGGTACCAGCGCCTAGGCATGTTCTCCGGAAGAGAGCAGCCAGCCCCCGAGGAGGAGTCCTTTGAGGCCTGGCTAGACCACACCGCTGACATGCTGCACGTGTGGCAGGGGGTTGCTGAAAGGGAGAGGAGGCGGAGGCTGATGGAAGGTCTTCGGGGGACGGCCTTGCAGCTCGTGCGCAGGCTCCTGGCAGAGAACCCTGGCAGGACTGCCCAGGACTGTCTGGAGGCTCTGATTCAGGTGTTTGGAGACAATGAGTCCCAGGCGACCATCTGTGTGAACTGTTTGACTGCTCAACAGCAGTCAGGAGAGGGACTCTCTGCTTTCGTGTTGCGGCTGGAAGTCCTGCTGCAGAAAGCCATCCAGAGAGGGGCTCTGGCCAGAGCCTCAGCTGACCACGTTCATCTGAGGCAGGTGCTCACCAGAGCCAACCTCAGTGGGCCACTGGATGAAGCACTGAAGAAGCTGAGAATGGTTGGGAGGTCTCCAAGTTTCCTGGAGGTGCTGGAGCTTGTTCGAGAGTCTGAGACATGGGAGGCCAGTCTACCCAGGAGTGAGAGatcccaggcagaggaaggggctGGTGCCTGGACTAATGCCCATACTGATGCCAGAGCCAAAGCTAAGGTAGAGGACAGcaaggtggaggagaaggagcaggaggagcaggagcaggaggtggaGGAGCTAGACGATGAGGTCCATCACGACCACAACCCCACTTCTATGGGCCTAGGTCAGGCAGGAACCTCAGAGGCCCTGGGGGCCCCCACACCTATCCAGATGGGCAGTACTCCCAGGGCAGCCCTAGGAGGTCCTGCCTATGGGCCAGAGGGCCTGCCCCTGCAGGAGATCAAGAGGGTGAGGGGCCACCAGAGGAGGGGCTCAAGCCCATCCCAGAGGACCCGGGAAATGAGGACAGGGCTGTGGAGATGA
- the LOC141576403 gene encoding melanoma-associated antigen 8-like yields the protein MRDLHHTEADFHDPREAEDSEDEQDIWVEEEEGASPLSPSSSSSSSSSSSFSSLSSYSVLFLGSGEEVADSGTPSPAQSPQGVCPSPTAVAAPPWSQSEDNGLRSQGEEGPSTGQDPADAESRLHDALHLMMVDLMGFLLHKYRTKQPTSKEEMLNAVLRDDQDHFPAVLSQASECLQLVFGVDVKEVDPREHLYVLVPTLGLTYDGMQDDGQSIPKTGLLLILLGVIVLEGDFAPEEAVWGALSKMGLCAGREHFIYGEPRELITNVWVREGYVEYRQVANSDPARHEFLWGPRAYTETSKLQVLEHFLRINRRGPSSFPSLSEERVSDEEEGA from the coding sequence ATGCGTGACCTCCACCACACTGAAGCCGACTTTCACGACCCAAGAGAGGCTGAGGATTCCGAGGATGAGCAGGACATTTgggttgaggaggaggagggcgcatCCCCgttgtctccctcctcctcctcctcctcttcctcctcctcctccttctcctccttgtctTCCTACTCAGTCCTGTTCCTGGGCAGTGGCGAGGAGGTGGCTGATTCTGGGACACCCAGTCCCGCGCAGAGCCCTCAGggtgtctgcccctcccccacagccgtggcagcccctccctggagccagTCGGAAGACAATGGCCTCAGAAGCCAAGGTGAGGAGGGGCCCAGCACCGGGCAGGACCCGGCAGATGCCGAGTCCCGGCTCCACGATGCATTACATTTGATGATGGTTGACCTGATGGGCTTCCTGCTCCACAAGTACCGCACAAAGCAGCCGAcctcaaaagaggaaatgctgaaTGCGGTCCTCAGAGATGACCAGGACCACTTCCCTGCGGTCTTGAGCCAAGCCTCTGAGTGTCTGCAGCTGGTctttggggtggatgtgaaggaggtggaccccagggagcacttgtatgtcctggtccccaccctgggcctcacctaCGATGGCATGCAGGACGATGGGCAGAGCATTCCCAAGACTGGCCTCCTGCTGATACTTCTGGGTGTGATTGTCCTGGAGGGCGACTTTGCTCCTGAGGAGGCAGTCTGGGGAGCACTTAGCAAGATGGGGCtgtgtgctgggagggagcacttcatctacggggagcccagggagctcaTCACCAACGTGTGGGTGCGGGAGGGGTACGTGGAGTACCGGCAGGTGGCCAACAGCGATCCCGCTCGCCACGAGTTCCTGTGGGGTCCCCGGGCCTACACGGAGACCAGCAAGCTGCAAGTCCTGGAACATTTCCTCAGGATCAATAGAAGGGGTCCCAGTTCTTTCCCGTCCCTGTCTGAAGAGCGAGTGAGTGATGAGGAAGAGGGGGCCTGA
- the LOC141576262 gene encoding melanoma-associated antigen 8-like — MRDLHHTEADFHDPREAEDSEDEQDIWVEEEEGASPLSPSSSSSSSSSSSFSSLSSYSVLFLGSGEEVADSGTPSPAQSPQGVCPSPTAVAAPPWSQSEDNGLRSQGEEGPSTGQDPADAESRLHDALHLMMVDLMGFLLHKYRTKQPTSKEEMLNAVLRDDQDHFPAVLSQASECLQLVFGVDVKEVDPREHLYVLVPTLGLTYDGMQDDGQSIPKTGLLLILLGVIVLEGDFAPEEAVWGALSKMGLCAGREHFIYGEPRELITNVWVREGYVEYRQVANSDPARHEFLWGPRAYTETSKLQVLEHFLRINRRGPSSFPSLSEERVSDEEEGA; from the coding sequence ATGCGTGATCTCCACCACACTGAAGCCGACTTTCACGACCCAAGAGAGGCTGAGGATTCCGAGGATGAGCAGGACATTTgggttgaggaggaggagggcgcatCCCCgttgtctccctcctcctcctcctcctcttcctcctcctcctccttctcctccttgtctTCCTACTCAGTCCTGTTCCTGGGCAGTGGCGAGGAGGTGGCTGATTCTGGGACACCCAGTCCCGCGCAGAGCCCTCAGggtgtctgcccctcccccacagccgtggcagcccctccctggagccagTCGGAAGACAATGGCCTCAGAAGCCAAGGTGAGGAGGGGCCCAGCACCGGGCAGGACCCGGCAGATGCCGAGTCCCGGCTCCACGATGCATTACATTTGATGATGGTTGACCTGATGGGCTTCCTGCTCCACAAGTACCGCACAAAGCAGCCGAcctcaaaagaggaaatgctgaaTGCGGTCCTCAGAGATGACCAGGACCACTTCCCTGCGGTCTTGAGCCAAGCCTCTGAGTGTCTGCAGCTGGTctttggggtggatgtgaaggaggtggaccccagggagcacttgtatgtcctggtccccaccctgggcctcacctaCGATGGCATGCAGGACGATGGGCAGAGCATTCCCAAGACTGGCCTCCTGCTGATACTTCTGGGTGTGATTGTCCTGGAGGGCGACTTTGCTCCTGAGGAGGCAGTCTGGGGAGCACTTAGCAAGATGGGGCtgtgtgctgggagggagcacttcatctatggggagcccagggagctcaTCACCAACGTGTGGGTGCGGGAGGGGTACGTGGAGTACCGGCAGGTGGCCAACAGCGATCCCGCTCGCCACGAGTTCCTGTGGGGTCCCCGGGCCTACACGGAGACCAGCAAGCTGCAAGTCCTGGAACATTTCCTCAGGATCAATAGAAGGGGTCCCAGTTCTTTCCCGTCCCTGTCTGAAGAGCGAGTGAGTGATGAGGAAGAGGGGGCCTGA
- the LOC141576260 gene encoding melanoma-associated antigen 8-like yields MGREDLGQQFLKCGSQRDWGLGMTGGASGSQTTVHQEESPCEAEGTPEEETFLFLGSGEEVADSGTPSPAQSPQGVCPSPTAVAAPPWSQSEDNGLRSQGEEGPSTGQDPADAESRLHDALHLMMVDLMGFLLNKYRTKQPTSKEEMLNAVLRDDQDDFPAVLSQASKCLQLVFGVDVKEDDGQSIPKTGLLLILLGVIVLEGDFAPEEAVWGALSKMGLCAGREHFIYGEPRELITNVWVREGYVEYRQVANSDPARHEFLWGPRAYTETSKLQVLEHFLRINRRGPSSFPSLSEERVSDEEEGA; encoded by the exons ATGGGGCGGGAGGACCTCGGGCAGCAGTTCCTGAAATGCGGGTCTCAGAGGGACTGGGGTCTTGGTATGACGGGCGGGGCCTCAG GTTCACAGACGACCGTCCACCAGGAGGAGAGCCCCTGTGAGGCCGAGGGCACCCCTGAAGAGGAGACCT TCCTGTTCCTGGGCAGTGGCGAGGAGGTGGCTGATTCTGGGACACCCAGTCCCGCGCAGAGCCCTCAGggtgtctgcccctcccccacagccgtggcagcccctccctggagccagTCGGAAGACAATGGCCTCAGAAGCCAAGGTGAGGAGGGGCCCAGCACCGGGCAGGACCCGGCAGATGCCGAGTCCCGGCTCCACGATGCATTACATTTGATGATGGTTGACCTGATGGGCTTCCTGCTCAACAAGTACCGCACAAAGCAGCCGAcctcaaaagaggaaatgctgaaTGCGGTCCTCAGAGATGACCAGGACGACTTCCCTGCGGTCTTGAGCCAAGCCTCTAAGTGTCTGCAGCTGGTctttggggtggatgtgaaggag GACGATGGGCAGAGCATTCCCAAGACTGGCCTCCTGCTGATACTTCTGGGTGTGATTGTCCTGGAGGGCGACTTTGCTCCTGAGGAGGCAGTCTGGGGAGCACTTAGCAAGATGGGGCtgtgtgctgggagggagcacttcatctacggggagcccagggagctcaTCACCAACGTGTGGGTGCGGGAGGGGTACGTGGAGTACCGGCAGGTGGCCAACAGCGATCCCGCTCGCCACGAGTTCCTGTGGGGTCCCCGGGCCTACACGGAGACCAGCAAGCTGCAAGTCCTGGAACATTTCCTCAGGATCAATAGAAGGGGTCCCAGTTCTTTCCCGTCCCTGTCTGAAGAGCGAGTGAGTGATGAGGAAGAGGGGGCCTGA